One segment of Stenotrophomonas sp. SAU14A_NAIMI4_8 DNA contains the following:
- a CDS encoding pseudouridine synthase: protein MRTRRPPATPAARAHAPRGRATATAAPTGVRHGLARVLSKAGVCSRTEAARWIAEGRVRVSGRIVRDPEFPIVSPAPPIEVDGQPLAPPQRLYLMLNKPRGVVTTAQDERGRDTVYRCFDGAGLPWIAPVGRLDKASEGLLLFSNDPQWAARLTDPQTGPDKTYHVQTDRLPDDATLAALQAGIEDEGEFLVARAVRVLRSGDKTAWLEVVLEEGRNRHIRRLLAAFDLQVLRLVRVAIGGLVLGDLGKGQWRELQVSDQQQLVAAAPG from the coding sequence TTGCGCACGCGCCGCCCGCCTGCCACCCCCGCCGCCCGCGCCCACGCACCGCGTGGGCGTGCGACTGCCACTGCGGCACCGACCGGGGTTCGCCATGGCCTGGCCCGCGTGTTGTCCAAGGCGGGCGTCTGCTCGCGTACCGAAGCCGCGCGCTGGATTGCCGAAGGCCGCGTGCGCGTGTCCGGGCGCATCGTGCGTGACCCCGAATTCCCGATTGTCAGCCCGGCGCCACCGATCGAGGTGGATGGCCAGCCGCTGGCGCCGCCGCAGCGCCTGTACCTGATGCTGAACAAACCGCGCGGGGTGGTGACCACCGCCCAGGACGAGCGTGGGCGCGACACGGTATACCGCTGTTTCGATGGCGCCGGCCTGCCCTGGATCGCCCCGGTGGGGCGCCTGGACAAGGCCAGCGAAGGGCTGCTGCTGTTCAGTAACGATCCGCAGTGGGCCGCGCGCCTGACCGATCCGCAGACCGGGCCGGACAAGACCTATCACGTGCAGACCGACCGCCTGCCCGACGACGCCACCCTGGCGGCGCTGCAGGCCGGTATTGAAGACGAGGGCGAGTTCCTGGTGGCCCGTGCCGTGCGCGTCCTGCGCAGCGGCGACAAGACCGCGTGGCTGGAGGTGGTGCTCGAAGAGGGCCGCAACCGCCATATCCGTCGCCTGTTGGCGGCCTTCGACCTGCAGGTGCTGCGCCTGGTCCGGGTCGCGATCGGCGGGCTGGTGCTTGGCGATCTCGGCAAGGGGCAATGGCGGGAGCTGCAGGTCAGCGACCAGCAGCAGCTTGTGGCTGCTGCACCGGGCTGA
- the kbl gene encoding glycine C-acetyltransferase, which translates to MTDASSALTRHYADELDAIRAQGLFKSERIITSPQSAEITLDDGRTVLNFCANNYLGLADHPDLIQAAKDALDSHGFGMASVRFICGTQDVHKQLEKQIADFFGKQDTILYAACFDANGGLFEPLLGENDAIISDALNHASIIDGVRLCKAKRFRYANCDMADLEAQLQAADAAGCKTKLITTDGVFSMDGFIAPLDEITALAKKYNALVHIDECHATGFLGASGRGSAEVKGVLEKIDIITGTLGKAMGGALGGFTCASAEVIELLRQRSRPYLFSNSLPPHVVAAGIKAFEMLAAADDLRSTLVQNTAYFREKMVAAGFDVKPGVHPISPVMLYDAPLAQKFAERLLEEGIYAIGFFFPVVPKGQARIRTQISAAHTREHLDRAIDAFTRIGVELGVIKG; encoded by the coding sequence ATGACCGACGCCTCCTCCGCCCTGACCCGCCATTACGCCGACGAACTGGACGCCATCCGCGCCCAGGGCCTGTTCAAGTCCGAGCGGATCATCACCAGCCCGCAGTCGGCCGAGATCACCCTCGACGACGGCCGCACCGTGCTGAACTTCTGCGCCAACAACTACCTGGGCCTGGCCGACCACCCGGACCTGATCCAGGCGGCCAAGGACGCGCTGGACAGCCACGGCTTCGGCATGGCCTCGGTGCGCTTCATCTGCGGCACCCAGGACGTGCACAAGCAGCTGGAAAAGCAGATTGCCGACTTCTTCGGCAAGCAGGACACGATCCTCTACGCGGCCTGCTTCGACGCCAACGGCGGCCTGTTCGAGCCGCTGCTCGGTGAGAACGACGCGATCATTTCCGACGCACTGAACCATGCCTCGATCATCGACGGCGTGCGCCTGTGCAAGGCCAAGCGCTTCCGCTACGCCAACTGCGACATGGCCGACCTGGAAGCACAGCTGCAGGCCGCTGATGCGGCCGGCTGCAAGACCAAGCTGATCACCACCGACGGCGTGTTCTCGATGGACGGCTTCATCGCCCCGCTGGACGAGATCACCGCGCTGGCAAAGAAGTACAACGCGCTGGTGCACATCGACGAATGCCATGCCACCGGCTTCCTCGGTGCCAGCGGCCGCGGCTCGGCCGAAGTGAAGGGCGTGCTGGAAAAGATCGACATCATCACCGGCACCTTGGGCAAGGCCATGGGCGGCGCGCTGGGTGGCTTCACCTGCGCCAGCGCCGAAGTGATCGAACTGCTGCGCCAGCGTTCGCGCCCCTACCTGTTCTCCAACTCGCTGCCGCCGCACGTGGTGGCCGCCGGCATCAAGGCCTTCGAGATGCTGGCCGCCGCTGATGACCTGCGCAGCACGCTGGTGCAGAACACCGCCTACTTCCGCGAAAAGATGGTGGCCGCCGGCTTCGACGTGAAGCCGGGCGTGCACCCGATCAGCCCGGTGATGCTGTACGACGCACCGCTGGCGCAGAAGTTCGCCGAGCGCCTGCTGGAAGAAGGCATCTACGCGATCGGCTTCTTCTTCCCGGTGGTGCCCAAGGGCCAGGCGCGCATCCGCACCCAGATCAGTGCCGCCCACACCCGCGAGCACCTGGACCGCGCGATCGATGCGTTCACCCGCATCGGCGTGGAACTGGGCGTGATCAAGGGCTGA
- a CDS encoding TorF family putative porin — translation MKHARACLTLAAALALAPFAASAQEAESPYSWNVTAVSDYLFRGVSQTDEDPTLQAGFTYTSPVGLYAGVWGSGVDFGPGDPSVEVDYQIGYGIDATERLNFDVLLNRYTYPGASELNYNELITTTTLDDTYKLTVAYSNDVWNSSTDGWYYALGGEWGLPQDFTLSANVGRSTFEKGIAKDYTDWNVGVSRQFGMFNVGLGYYGTDSDGRYNSGKLAHSRVMLSVAIGN, via the coding sequence ATGAAGCACGCCCGTGCCTGCCTGACCCTCGCCGCCGCCCTCGCCCTGGCCCCGTTTGCCGCCAGTGCCCAGGAGGCCGAGTCGCCTTACAGCTGGAATGTCACCGCTGTTTCCGATTACCTGTTCCGTGGCGTCTCGCAGACCGACGAAGATCCGACCCTGCAGGCCGGCTTCACCTACACCAGCCCGGTCGGCCTGTATGCCGGCGTGTGGGGTTCGGGCGTGGATTTCGGCCCGGGCGACCCGAGCGTCGAAGTGGACTACCAGATCGGCTACGGCATTGACGCCACCGAACGCCTGAACTTCGATGTGCTGCTGAACCGCTACACCTACCCCGGTGCCAGCGAGCTGAACTACAACGAGCTGATCACCACCACCACGCTGGATGACACCTACAAGCTGACGGTGGCCTACAGCAACGACGTGTGGAACAGCAGCACCGATGGCTGGTACTACGCGCTGGGCGGTGAGTGGGGCCTGCCGCAGGACTTCACGCTGAGCGCCAACGTCGGCCGCAGCACCTTCGAAAAGGGCATCGCCAAGGATTACACCGACTGGAACGTCGGCGTCAGCCGTCAGTTCGGCATGTTCAACGTAGGCCTGGGCTACTACGGTACCGACAGCGACGGCCGCTACAACTCCGGCAAGCTGGCGCACAGCCGCGTGATGCTGTCGGTTGCCATCGGCAACTGA
- the tdh gene encoding L-threonine 3-dehydrogenase, with protein MKALVKREAAKGIWLEEVPVPTPGPNEVLIKLEKTAICGTDLHIYLWDEWSQRTIKPGLTIGHEFVGRIAELGSAVTGYEIGQRVSAEGHIVCGHCRNCRGGRPHLCPNTVGIGVNVNGAFAEYMVMPASNLWPIPDQIPSELAAFFDPYGNAAHCALEFDVIGEDVLITGAGPIGIIAAGICKHIGARNVVVTDVNDFRLKLAADMGATRVVNVANQSLKDVMKELHMEGFDVGLEMSGNPRAFNDMLDCMYHGGKIAMLGIMPKGAGCDWDKIIFKGLTVQGIYGRKMYETWYKMTQLVLSGFPLGKVMTHQLPIDDFQKGFDLMEEGKAGKVVLSWN; from the coding sequence ATGAAGGCCCTGGTCAAGCGCGAAGCCGCCAAGGGCATCTGGCTGGAAGAGGTTCCGGTTCCGACCCCGGGCCCGAACGAGGTGCTGATCAAGCTGGAAAAGACCGCCATCTGCGGTACCGACCTGCATATCTACCTGTGGGACGAGTGGAGCCAGCGCACCATCAAGCCGGGCCTGACCATCGGCCATGAGTTCGTTGGCCGCATCGCCGAGCTCGGCTCGGCCGTGACCGGTTACGAGATCGGCCAGCGCGTGTCGGCCGAAGGCCACATCGTCTGCGGCCACTGCCGCAACTGCCGCGGCGGCCGCCCGCACCTGTGCCCGAACACCGTCGGCATCGGCGTGAACGTCAACGGCGCCTTCGCCGAATACATGGTGATGCCGGCCAGCAATCTGTGGCCGATTCCCGACCAGATTCCGTCCGAGCTGGCCGCGTTCTTCGATCCCTACGGCAACGCCGCGCACTGCGCGCTGGAATTCGACGTGATTGGTGAAGACGTGCTGATCACCGGTGCCGGCCCGATCGGCATCATCGCCGCCGGCATCTGCAAGCACATCGGCGCGCGCAACGTGGTGGTGACCGACGTCAACGACTTCCGCCTGAAGCTGGCCGCCGACATGGGTGCCACCCGCGTGGTGAACGTCGCCAACCAGTCGCTGAAGGACGTGATGAAGGAACTGCACATGGAGGGCTTCGACGTGGGCCTGGAAATGAGCGGCAACCCGCGCGCGTTCAACGACATGCTCGACTGCATGTACCACGGCGGCAAGATCGCCATGCTCGGCATCATGCCCAAGGGCGCCGGCTGCGACTGGGACAAGATCATCTTCAAGGGCCTGACCGTGCAGGGCATCTACGGCCGCAAGATGTACGAGACCTGGTACAAGATGACCCAGCTGGTGCTATCCGGCTTCCCGCTCGGCAAGGTGATGACCCACCAGCTGCCGATCGACGATTTCCAGAAGGGCTTCGACCTGATGGAAGAAGGCAAGGCCGGCAAGGTCGTGCTCAGCTGGAACTGA
- a CDS encoding S46 family peptidase → MRSNLLAFSIVASLGLVQVAHAAEGMWVPQQLPEIAGPLQKAGLKLSPEQLADLTGDPMGAVVALGGCTASFVSPQGLVVTNHHCAYGAIQLNSTAQKNLIKDGFNAPTLKDELSAGPNARVFVLDQITDVTAQAKAAIAAAGKDPLARSRALDAFDKAQVAACEADAGFRCRLYSFSGGNTYRLFRNMEIKDVRLVYAPPGSVGKFGGDIDNWMWPRHTGDFSFYRAYVGKDGKPAAFSADNVPYQPKHFLKFADQPLGADDFVMVAGYPGRTNRYALAGEFNETASFTYPTIARHYNAVLKMIDEAGKADPDVKVKYAATAASMNNVAKNYQGQLEGFKRIDAAGQKQAEEAAVLAWLKKQGAAGKPALAAHAQLVQHLATSKATRERDLFVGQFNNTSAVGAAITLYRLSIERSKPDAEREAGFQQRDLTTIEGGLKQMDRRYVAKMDQQLQTYWLDQYVALPAAQRDNEVLNKWLGGSNEAAVKSLVGKLSGTELGSLDARLKWFNADRTAFEASTDPAIQYAVAVMPALLKQEEQKKIREGESLTARPLYLQAVADYKKSQGEFVYPDANLSLRITFGNVMGYGKDGVQYTPFTTLEGVAAKETGEDPFDSPKALLDAVKAKRYGGLEDKRIGSVPVNFLSNLDITGGNSGSPVLDAHGKLVGLAFDGNWESVSSNWVFDPVMTRMIAVDSRYMQWIMQEVAPAPQLLKELNLAK, encoded by the coding sequence ATGCGCTCGAACCTGCTTGCTTTCTCCATCGTTGCCAGCCTTGGGCTGGTCCAGGTCGCCCATGCCGCCGAAGGCATGTGGGTGCCGCAGCAGCTGCCGGAAATCGCCGGCCCGCTGCAGAAGGCCGGCCTGAAGCTGTCGCCTGAACAGCTGGCCGACCTGACCGGCGACCCGATGGGTGCGGTGGTGGCACTGGGCGGCTGCACCGCCAGCTTCGTCTCCCCGCAGGGCCTGGTGGTGACCAACCACCACTGCGCCTATGGCGCCATCCAGCTCAATTCGACCGCGCAGAAGAACCTGATCAAGGACGGCTTCAACGCGCCGACCCTGAAGGACGAACTGAGCGCCGGCCCGAACGCGCGCGTGTTCGTGCTTGACCAGATCACCGACGTCACCGCCCAGGCCAAGGCCGCCATCGCCGCCGCCGGCAAGGACCCGCTGGCCCGCAGCCGCGCGCTGGATGCATTCGACAAGGCCCAGGTAGCTGCCTGTGAAGCCGACGCCGGCTTCCGCTGCCGCCTGTACTCGTTCAGCGGCGGCAACACCTACCGCCTGTTCCGCAACATGGAAATCAAGGACGTGCGCCTGGTCTACGCGCCCCCGGGCAGCGTCGGCAAGTTCGGTGGCGACATCGACAACTGGATGTGGCCGCGCCACACCGGCGATTTCTCGTTCTACCGCGCCTATGTGGGCAAGGACGGCAAGCCGGCGGCGTTCTCGGCCGACAACGTGCCCTACCAGCCCAAGCACTTCCTGAAGTTCGCCGACCAGCCGCTGGGCGCCGACGACTTCGTGATGGTGGCCGGCTACCCGGGCCGCACCAACCGCTACGCGCTGGCCGGTGAGTTCAACGAAACCGCCAGCTTCACCTACCCGACCATCGCCCGCCACTACAACGCGGTGCTGAAGATGATCGACGAGGCCGGCAAGGCCGACCCGGACGTGAAGGTGAAATACGCCGCCACCGCGGCCAGCATGAACAACGTGGCCAAGAACTACCAGGGCCAGCTGGAAGGCTTCAAGCGCATCGACGCCGCCGGCCAGAAGCAGGCCGAAGAAGCGGCCGTGCTGGCCTGGCTGAAGAAGCAGGGCGCCGCCGGCAAGCCGGCACTGGCCGCGCACGCGCAGCTGGTCCAGCACCTGGCCACCAGCAAGGCCACCCGTGAGCGCGATCTGTTCGTGGGCCAGTTCAACAACACCTCGGCGGTGGGCGCGGCCATCACCCTGTACCGCCTGTCGATCGAACGCAGCAAGCCGGATGCCGAGCGCGAAGCCGGCTTCCAGCAGCGTGACCTGACCACCATCGAAGGTGGCCTGAAGCAGATGGACCGCCGCTACGTGGCCAAGATGGACCAGCAGCTGCAGACCTACTGGCTGGACCAGTACGTGGCCCTGCCGGCCGCGCAGCGCGACAACGAAGTGCTGAACAAGTGGCTGGGTGGCAGCAACGAGGCCGCCGTGAAGTCGCTGGTCGGCAAGCTGTCGGGCACCGAGCTGGGCAGCCTGGACGCGCGCCTGAAGTGGTTCAACGCCGACCGCACCGCCTTTGAAGCCAGCACCGATCCGGCCATCCAGTACGCGGTGGCGGTGATGCCGGCGCTGCTGAAGCAGGAAGAGCAGAAGAAGATCCGCGAAGGCGAATCGCTTACCGCCCGCCCGCTGTACCTGCAGGCCGTGGCCGACTACAAGAAGAGCCAGGGCGAGTTCGTCTACCCCGATGCCAACCTGTCGCTGCGCATCACCTTCGGCAACGTGATGGGCTACGGCAAGGACGGCGTGCAGTACACCCCGTTCACCACCCTGGAAGGCGTGGCCGCCAAGGAAACCGGCGAAGACCCGTTCGATTCGCCCAAGGCGCTGCTGGATGCGGTCAAGGCCAAGCGTTACGGTGGCCTGGAAGACAAGCGCATCGGTTCGGTGCCGGTGAACTTCTTGTCCAACCTGGACATCACCGGCGGCAACTCCGGTTCGCCGGTGCTGGACGCGCACGGCAAGCTGGTCGGCTTGGCCTTCGATGGCAACTGGGAATCGGTCAGCTCCAACTGGGTGTTCGACCCGGTGATGACCCGCATGATTGCCGTGGACAGCCGCTACATGCAGTGGATCATGCAGGAAGTGGCGCCGGCGCCGCAGCTGCTGAAGGAACTGAACCTGGCGAAATAA
- a CDS encoding histidine phosphatase family protein, translated as MRILLARHGETPWNAEGRYQGQIDIPLSPIGEAQAQALGARLASVDITRAVASPLSRAQLTAQLALGADRAGMLQTEPDLQEIAHGEWEGLLASEINEKDPSRLKAWREEPDTVLMPGGESLRLVLERSWRGLARAAEGLGEHDTLLVVAHDAVNRVILCKVLGLPISRLWTFRQAPTTLNLLEGADLDSLEVVRLNDCAHHTPFFGEAKHRAL; from the coding sequence ATGCGCATCCTGCTTGCCCGTCACGGCGAAACGCCGTGGAACGCCGAAGGCCGCTACCAGGGCCAGATCGACATCCCGCTTTCGCCCATCGGCGAAGCCCAGGCCCAGGCTCTGGGCGCCCGTCTCGCTTCGGTGGACATCACCCGTGCGGTGGCCTCGCCACTGTCGCGCGCCCAGCTCACTGCCCAGCTTGCGCTGGGTGCCGACCGCGCCGGCATGCTGCAGACCGAACCGGATCTGCAGGAAATCGCCCACGGTGAGTGGGAAGGCCTGCTGGCCAGCGAGATCAACGAAAAAGACCCGTCGCGCCTGAAGGCCTGGCGCGAGGAACCCGATACCGTGCTGATGCCGGGCGGCGAATCGCTGCGCCTGGTGCTGGAGCGCAGCTGGCGTGGCCTGGCCCGTGCCGCTGAAGGCCTCGGCGAGCACGACACCCTGCTGGTGGTCGCCCACGACGCAGTGAACCGGGTGATCCTGTGCAAGGTGCTGGGCCTGCCGATTTCCCGCCTGTGGACCTTCCGCCAGGCGCCGACCACGCTCAATCTGCTTGAAGGCGCCGACCTGGACAGCCTGGAAGTGGTGCGCCTGAACGACTGCGCCCACCACACGCCGTTCTTCGGCGAAGCCAAGCACCGCGCGCTGTAA
- the folC gene encoding bifunctional tetrahydrofolate synthase/dihydrofolate synthase, protein MTNTPTTLADWLDYIERQHPASIDMGLERVRSVAAAMGLGAPAGRTIVVGGTNGKGSTVAFIEAIARAAGWKVGAYTSPHLLRYNERVRIDGQDVDDAALVAAFNAVEAARGQTTLTYFEYGTLAALHLFAAAGLDLAVLEVGLGGRLDAVNIVDADVSVITTVDIDHAEWLGEDREAIGAEKAGIIRGWKPVILGETDPPSSVLARAYLLGANAIRGGSDYFYEPIDAQRWRWRDVGTRLELPTPALAGPIQLANAGAAIAALRALDKPVPRAAWAEGVAAARIAGRLQAFERDGVQIRVDVGHNPQAAGQLARALKAEVVPGRTLAVYAALQDKDAVGVVNALQDVVTQWTLAGLDGARGQTAQQLQARLADTGAAVAALADSVEQALQQVLAQAQRGDRVLVFGSFHTAAQALAWLQASA, encoded by the coding sequence GTGACGAACACCCCGACCACCCTGGCCGATTGGCTGGACTACATTGAACGCCAGCACCCGGCGAGCATCGACATGGGCCTGGAGCGCGTGCGCAGCGTGGCCGCAGCGATGGGCCTGGGCGCACCGGCCGGGCGCACCATCGTGGTCGGTGGCACCAACGGCAAGGGTTCCACCGTCGCCTTCATCGAAGCCATCGCCCGCGCCGCCGGCTGGAAAGTCGGCGCCTACACCTCGCCGCACCTGCTGCGCTACAACGAGCGCGTGCGCATCGATGGCCAGGACGTGGACGATGCCGCGCTGGTGGCGGCGTTCAACGCGGTGGAAGCGGCGCGCGGGCAGACCACCTTGACCTATTTCGAGTACGGCACGCTGGCCGCGCTGCACCTGTTCGCGGCGGCCGGGCTGGATCTGGCCGTGCTGGAAGTGGGGCTGGGCGGTCGCCTGGACGCGGTGAACATCGTCGATGCCGATGTGTCGGTGATCACCACCGTGGATATCGACCATGCCGAATGGCTGGGCGAGGACCGCGAAGCCATCGGCGCCGAGAAGGCCGGCATCATCCGTGGCTGGAAGCCGGTGATCCTGGGCGAGACCGATCCGCCGTCCAGCGTGCTGGCCCGGGCCTATCTGCTGGGTGCCAACGCCATCCGCGGTGGCAGCGACTACTTCTACGAACCGATCGATGCGCAGCGCTGGCGCTGGCGCGATGTCGGCACCCGCCTGGAGCTGCCGACCCCGGCGCTGGCCGGCCCGATCCAGCTGGCCAATGCCGGCGCGGCGATCGCCGCCCTGCGCGCGCTGGACAAGCCGGTGCCGCGCGCGGCCTGGGCCGAAGGTGTGGCCGCCGCGCGCATTGCCGGCCGCCTGCAGGCATTCGAGCGTGATGGCGTGCAGATCCGGGTGGATGTGGGCCACAACCCGCAGGCGGCCGGGCAGCTGGCGCGCGCGCTGAAGGCCGAAGTCGTGCCGGGCCGCACCCTGGCGGTGTACGCCGCGCTGCAGGACAAGGACGCGGTGGGCGTGGTGAACGCGCTGCAGGACGTGGTGACGCAATGGACCTTGGCCGGCCTGGACGGCGCCCGTGGGCAGACGGCGCAGCAACTGCAGGCGCGCCTGGCCGACACCGGCGCGGCAGTGGCCGCCCTGGCCGACAGCGTCGAGCAGGCCCTGCAGCAGGTGCTGGCGCAGGCGCAGCGCGGCGATCGCGTGCTGGTGTTCGGCTCGTTCCACACCGCGGCACAGGCGCTGGCGTGGCTGCAGGCCTCGGCCTGA
- a CDS encoding SPOR domain-containing protein — protein sequence MDTPLKQRLIGAIVLVALAVIFLPMLVKGPAPDSGVANVPITAPDAPGDGQFETRELPLVAPAGGTTGLQSGQARPLDEAAAPATPPTVDTSPAVAAGNYAVTFGAYASQADAEAVIAYLKRSQLPGFSDTTTINGRAAWRVRVGPYADRAQAEAARLQAVKVRADVKAEVITLDAAPAAAAAASPATTAPSASTPVAAPSSAATANPVRSEALPASTPVAAAPKPEAPKPAPKPEAPKPEAAKPQPKPEATAAAKPAPATPAAPAASSVGFAVQLGAFGQANDANALRDKVRAAGFSAFVEQVRTDKGTLHRVRVGPVANRADADQLKAQVAAKVGVAGMVRPHP from the coding sequence GTGGATACACCCCTGAAACAGCGTTTGATTGGCGCCATCGTCCTGGTGGCCTTGGCCGTGATCTTCCTGCCGATGCTGGTCAAGGGGCCGGCCCCGGACAGCGGTGTGGCCAATGTGCCGATCACCGCGCCCGATGCGCCGGGCGATGGCCAGTTCGAAACCCGTGAACTGCCGCTGGTGGCCCCGGCAGGCGGCACCACCGGCCTGCAGAGTGGCCAGGCCCGTCCGCTGGACGAAGCGGCCGCACCGGCCACCCCGCCCACCGTGGACACCTCGCCGGCCGTTGCCGCCGGCAACTACGCGGTCACCTTCGGCGCCTACGCCAGCCAGGCCGACGCCGAGGCGGTGATCGCCTACCTGAAGCGCTCGCAGCTGCCGGGCTTCTCGGATACGACCACCATCAATGGCCGCGCGGCATGGCGGGTGCGCGTGGGGCCGTATGCCGATCGTGCCCAGGCCGAAGCGGCCCGGCTGCAGGCGGTGAAGGTGCGGGCCGACGTGAAGGCCGAAGTGATCACCCTGGACGCGGCTCCGGCCGCCGCCGCTGCGGCCAGCCCGGCGACGACCGCACCCAGCGCCAGTACCCCGGTGGCCGCACCGTCGTCGGCCGCCACGGCCAACCCGGTGCGCAGCGAAGCCCTGCCGGCCAGCACGCCGGTGGCGGCAGCACCGAAGCCCGAAGCGCCCAAGCCGGCACCGAAGCCGGAAGCGCCCAAGCCCGAAGCGGCCAAGCCGCAGCCCAAGCCTGAGGCCACGGCAGCAGCCAAGCCGGCACCAGCCACCCCGGCCGCGCCTGCGGCCAGCAGCGTCGGTTTCGCCGTGCAGCTGGGGGCCTTCGGCCAGGCCAATGACGCCAATGCCTTGCGCGACAAGGTGCGTGCGGCTGGTTTCAGCGCCTTCGTCGAGCAGGTGCGCACCGACAAGGGCACCCTGCACCGGGTGCGCGTGGGGCCCGTGGCCAATCGCGCCGATGCCGACCAGTTGAAGGCCCAGGTGGCCGCCAAGGTCGGCGTGGCCGGCATGGTGCGCCCGCACCCATGA
- a CDS encoding CvpA family protein: MIDVVLLIVIAASTLLGLLRGFVSIVIGTVSWLVAAWAAFAFGNDAARWWAAPAAPGGEHFVGGYLGVGIGVMIVVAVIGMVIKHIVHRNMLGSLDRLLGGVLGAVRGGLIAAILLLLGSFTPLAAERSWQASAIRPVLNPAVAWMNSKLPHWQVPGADLLPKALPMDALSPSALMELGKSAGADLGKPGATGDNGILNQVVAGSGWLRPAKAEQGEAYDPAEVRPDAPALPGNIEPDDPANVDRRRGDH, translated from the coding sequence ATGATCGACGTGGTGCTGCTGATCGTGATCGCCGCCTCCACCCTGCTGGGGTTGCTGCGCGGCTTTGTGAGCATCGTCATTGGCACGGTGTCGTGGCTGGTGGCGGCCTGGGCGGCCTTCGCCTTCGGCAATGATGCCGCCCGCTGGTGGGCGGCCCCGGCCGCCCCCGGCGGCGAACACTTCGTCGGTGGCTATCTGGGCGTCGGCATCGGCGTGATGATCGTGGTGGCCGTGATCGGCATGGTCATCAAGCACATCGTCCACCGCAACATGCTGGGCAGCCTGGACCGCCTGCTGGGCGGGGTGCTGGGCGCCGTGCGCGGCGGCCTGATCGCCGCCATCCTGCTGCTGCTGGGCAGCTTCACCCCATTGGCCGCCGAACGGTCGTGGCAGGCCTCGGCCATCCGCCCGGTGCTGAACCCGGCGGTGGCCTGGATGAACAGCAAACTGCCGCACTGGCAGGTGCCCGGTGCCGATCTGCTGCCCAAGGCCTTGCCGATGGACGCTTTGTCCCCATCTGCGTTGATGGAACTGGGCAAGAGCGCCGGCGCCGATTTGGGCAAGCCGGGCGCGACAGGCGATAATGGCATCCTCAACCAGGTAGTGGCGGGCAGCGGATGGCTGCGGCCTGCGAAAGCGGAACAGGGCGAAGCATACGATCCGGCCGAAGTGCGCCCGGATGCCCCTGCACTGCCGGGCAACATCGAGCCGGACGATCCGGCCAACGTCGACCGCAGGCGCGGCGACCACTAA